The segment CGTACGGCGACGCCAACGCGATCGTCACGGACATGGCGCGCGAAGTGCTGCCCGTGGTCCGCGACACCCCCGTCCTCGCGGGCGTGTGCGGCACGGACCCGTTCCGCCGCATGGACCTCTTCCTGGACGAACTCAAGGCCATGGGCTTCGCGGGCGTGCAGAACTTTCCCACGGTCGGCCTCTACGACGGCACCTTCCGCATCAACCTGGAAGAGACCGGCATGGGGTACGGCCTGGAGGTCGACATGGTCCGCGCCGCCCACGAACGGGACCTGCTCACCGCCCCGTACGTCTTCGATCCCGACCAGGCGGCCGACATGGCACGGGCCGGCGCCGACGTCCTGGTGCCCCACGTCGGGCTCACCACCAAGGGGGCCGTCGGCGCCGGAACGGCCATGACGCTCGACCAGGCCGCCGCGGCGGTCCAGGAGATGCACGACGCGGCCAAGCGCGTGAACCCCGACGTCCTGGTGCTCTGCCACGGCGGTCCCATCGCCGAGCCCGAAGACGCCCGCTACGTCCTGGAGCACACCACCGGCGTCGTCGGCTTCTTCGGAGCCTCGTCCATCGAGCGCCTGCCGACGGAACGGGCCATCACGGAACAGACCCGCGCCTTCAAGGCCCTCACCACCGGCTGACGCCGTTGTCGGTGCCGTGCCGTACAACTGAGAGCGAGAAAGACGACGGCACGACCGCACGAGGGGAGGGGGCCGCCGGTGGACACCTTCGCGGACCCGGTACGCGTCGACCGCGCGCCCTTCGTCGCGCGCGACCGGGAACTCGCCCGGCTCGACGCGCTGCTGCGCCACCGCACCGGGGGAACGGGCCCCGTGGCCGTGGACGTCGTGGGCGAGCCGGGCATCGGCAAGTCCCGGCTCCTGGCCGAGTTCGCGGCACGGGCCCGGCGGCACGGGGCCACGGTCCTCCGCGGCAGGGCGGGACCCGCCGAGCGCGACCAGGGCCGGCCCTTCCGGGCCTTCGTGGACGCCTTCGCGGACCTGGACCACCACGACCGTGCCGTGTCCCCGGACCTGGCGGCACTCGCGGCACTCGTCGAGTCGTCCGAACCGCCGTCCGACGTGGTGGGCGGAGCGGACGTGGGGCACATCGCGGCGGCACTCGGCCGGGTTCCGGCGGCCGGACTCGTGCTCGTGCTCGACGACTTCCACGCCGCCGATCCCGCGTCCGTCGCGCTCGTCGACCATCTCTTCCGGCATCCGCCCCGGGCGCCCGCCCTGCTCGTCCTCGCCCGTCGCGAACGGCAGACCGCGCCCGCGCTCGCATCGGTCCTCGCCCGTGCCGCCGACTCGGGGGACGCCGCACGGCTCGTCCTGGGGCCGCTCTCCCCGGACGACTGCACGGGGCTGCTCGTGCCAGGGCTGCCGCCGGACCTCGCCCGGCGGATCCACGCCGTCAGCCGTGGCAACCCGCTCTACCACCGCGCCCTCGCCCACGCCCGTACACGCCGGGGGGAGGCGCCCGGCACCGGGCCCGTGGCGGTGGTCCTCGACGAACTCGCCCCGCTCGGCGGGCAGGAACGGGCGGCCGTCGAGGCACTCGCCGTCCTCGACGGGCACGCCACGGCCGAGCTGCTCGCCGCCGTCGCCCTGACCGCCCGGCATCCGGCGGATCCGGCGGACGCGACGGGCTCAGTGGACTCGGCTCACCCGGTGGACCCGGCGGACCGAATGAACTCGGTGAACCCGGTGAACCCGGTGAACCCGGCGAGACCGGCCGGCGCGGCGGATTCGGCGTACTCAGTGGACCCGTCCGGATCGCCGGACCCGGTCGTCCTGGACAAGGTCCTGAGCGAGCTGACCCGCCGTGACCTCGTCCGGCCCGACGGCGAAGGGCGCGTCCTCACGCTCCGCCACCCCGCTCTGCCGGAACTCGTCCGGGCCACCCTCGACCCCTGGCGGCGCCGTCAGCTGCACCGGCGGGCCGCCGACGCCCTCGCCGCGGCCGGGGCGCCCGTGACCGAGCGCGCTCCGCACCTCGTCCGCTCCGTGACGGCCTGGGACCCGGCCGTCGCCGCCGACCTCGCCGAGGCCGCCGAGCGGATCGGCGCGGCCGACCCCGCGCGCGCCGCCCACTGGCTGTCGGCCCTCCTCGCCCTGCTGCCCGACACCCCCGAGCACCGCGCCAGCTGGCGTGAACTGACCCTCAGACGGGCCCAGGCCCTCGGGTCCGCCGGCCGGGTGGCGGAGAGCCGGGACCTCCTCCACCACCTCATCGACGCCTGTCGCCTCGACGGCCGGGGCAGGGACGACACCGACGACCGTGCGGACGGGACGGACACGGCCGAGCTGCGGACCTCGGCCGTCCTGCTCTGCGCCTTCATGGAGCGCCACCTCGGCCGCTACCCCGAGGCGGACGCCCTGCTCCGCCGGGAACTGGAGCGCACCCCAGGGCCCCGCCCCGACCTGCGGACCCCGCTCGTCGTCGAGTGGGGCTGCCGGGCCCTCTTCGCCGCCCGGTACCCCGAGGTCCGACCCGTCGTCGCCGACACCCTCGGCGAGGCCCGGCGGCGGCGCGACGAAGCGGGCACGGCGGAGGTCCTGACCCTGGCCGCGCTCGGCGAGGTCTACGAGGGCGAGACCGCCGCCGCCCGCGTCCACGCAGCGGAGGCCGCGGCCCTCACCGACACCTTCACCGACGGCGAACTGGCCACCCACCCCGAGTCGTTGGTACGACTCGGCTGGACCGAGGTCTTCCTGGAGGAGTACGGAAGGGCCGAGCGCCACGCCACCCGGGGCATCGCCATGGCCCGCCGCGCAGGACGGCCCTTCGCGCTCTCGCAGCTCCTCCTCTGCTCGGCGTACGTCCACTTCCTCACCGGCAGGGTCGGTACCGCGCGCGACCTGGCCGACGAGTCCCTCGCCGTCGCCCGCGCCCTGGGCGGCGCCGAACTCGTCGGCTTCAGCGGCGCGATCAGGGCTGTCGTCCTCCTCCACGCCCTCCCCATGGGCGACCCCGAAGGGCCGGTCGCCGCCGAAGAGGCCGCGGCGACCGTGGGGACCGCAGAGGGCTGGTGGGCCACCCAGGCCCGCTGCCTGCTCGGCTACGCCCTACCGCCCGGCAGGGACCCGCACCGCGTGCGCGAGGTGCTCGTACGGGGCGGCGGCGACCGGGACCTCTCCCGGCTCCAGCCCTCGCTGCGCCCCGGATACCTCGAACTCCTCGCGGGCGCGGCCCTCGCCACCGGCGACCTCGCGGAGGCGGAGCGGGTCGCCCGCCGGGCCCTCGCGGAGGCGGAGCCGCTCGGCCTGCCCGTCCAGCGCGCCGCCGCACTGCGCGCCTGGGGGCAGCTCCTGGCCCGGCGCGGTGAATCGGCCGCCGCCGCACGGGCGTTCACCGACGCGGCCCGCGAGTGCGCACGCTCGGGGGCCGTCCTGCGTGAGGCCCACAGCCTGCTCCTCGCCGCGCCGCAGACACATGCGGCGGGCGACGCGACCGAGGCCGCCGCCCAGTGGCGCCGGGGCCGTCGACTGGCCGCCGACGGCGGCGCCCGCCTGTTGGTCGACCTGGCCGACCGCACCCGGCCGGCCCCTCCGGAGGGTGCTGACGGGCGACGGGTCGCCGGGGGACGCCTCGCCGTCCTCACCCCGAGGGAACGGGAGATCTCCGTCCTGGTCGCCGAAGGGCTCACCAACCAGGCCGTGGCCGACCGGCTCTGTCTCAGCCCCCGCACGGTCGAGAGCCATGTCGCCCGGGTCTACCGCAAGACGGGGGTGGAGACCCGGGCCGCACTCGCCTCCCTGGTGGTCAGGGACGGGGTCGGCGAAGGTCAGTTCTCGCGGGGATAGGTCTCTGTCACCCGTCCCTTCGCGTCCGCGTTGAGATGGGCGCTGCCGTACGTGTCGGACAGGTAGACGCTCATCCCCGCCTTGCTGCCGAAGATCGTCGAGCCAGGGTTGAGGATGAGGTAGCGACTCGTCGGCTCGTCGATGCCCAGTTCCTTGTCCGCGCGCTTCAACAGCCCCGGCAGGGCGTCCCAGTCGATGTCGTTCATATCGGTCGGGACCGCGCCGGGGAAGGAGGTGCCGGAGCCCTCGCGGACGGCCACGTCCTCACCTCGGTAGACGTACCGGTCGTACCTCTTCGTACTGCCCTTGACCAGTGATTGGGCGACCGCGTAGTCGGGGTACACGACGAGGCTGGTGACCATGGTTCCGCCCGCGGCCTCCTTGATCGCGGCGATGGCGGCCCGGACCCCGGCGGGCGTCAGCAGATCGCGCTTCTCCGGATCCGTCTCCTGGGACGGCTTCGGCGTCGGCGTCCGGCCCGTCGACGTCGCGGGCCCCTTGGCGGCGGGACCCGGCTGGGAGGGCGAGGCGCTGCTCGGCCCGCTCTTGGGGTCGGCCGGTCGCCAGTCCCACGTCATGGCGGCGACGGGAATGCCGACGGCGAGCACCACGACGACGGCGGAACCCAGGAACCGTGCGGTACGACTCCGCCGACGCCCCTCGGTGGACGCCACGGGGCCGGAGGCCGCAGCGGTGGGCGCCGCCGATCCGGTAGCCGCAGCGGTGGACGCCGCCGAACCAGACCCCGAAAATCCAGTCCCCGAGCCAGACCCCGAAAGACCGGTCCCCGAAGCCGGAGCACCTGGAGCCGCCGCCGCGTTCGCGGGAGGCGCCAGCCGGAACGAGGTCTCCTCGCCCTCCCCGGCCGCTTCACCCGCGGTCCGCTCGCCGACGCTCCCCGGGCCCGCCCCGTCGGACGCCGGCGGCACCAGATCCCGTACCGCTCCCGTGTCCTGAGGGAGGGCCGGACGCGCGGTCGGGTCCGGTGACACGACCGCGGCGAGCGCGTGGTCGAGCTCGTCGGCGTCCGGGCGGGCGGACGGGTCGCGGACCAGCAGCCGGGTCAGTACGCCGGCCAGCTCACCGGCACGCTGCGGAGGCGGCACGTCGTCG is part of the Streptomyces sp. NBC_00250 genome and harbors:
- a CDS encoding phosphoenolpyruvate hydrolase family protein, giving the protein MNTGTTISRQDALGRLRAQVAAGRPIVGAGAGTGLSATCAEAGGVDLLIIYNSGRYRMAGRGSLAGLLPYGDANAIVTDMAREVLPVVRDTPVLAGVCGTDPFRRMDLFLDELKAMGFAGVQNFPTVGLYDGTFRINLEETGMGYGLEVDMVRAAHERDLLTAPYVFDPDQAADMARAGADVLVPHVGLTTKGAVGAGTAMTLDQAAAAVQEMHDAAKRVNPDVLVLCHGGPIAEPEDARYVLEHTTGVVGFFGASSIERLPTERAITEQTRAFKALTTG
- a CDS encoding serine/threonine-protein kinase, with translation MNRVIDGRFELVERLGGGGMGTVWRARDLALHRDVALKEVRPPDPALAEHDVESARTLRARVLREARALARIDHPNVVTIHHIVDAGEGTYPWLVMELVTGGSLQDRLDRGSMTPVEAAAIGRELLSALRAAHERDIEHRDVKPANVLLRPDGRPVLTDFGIAAIQESTVLTASGSIIGSPDYMAPERIRGGGGSGPAADLWSLGMVLYVAVEGRHPLRRENTLATLAAVLSDDVPPPQRAGELAGVLTRLLVRDPSARPDADELDHALAAVVSPDPTARPALPQDTGAVRDLVPPASDGAGPGSVGERTAGEAAGEGEETSFRLAPPANAAAAPGAPASGTGLSGSGSGTGFSGSGSAASTAAATGSAAPTAAASGPVASTEGRRRSRTARFLGSAVVVVLAVGIPVAAMTWDWRPADPKSGPSSASPSQPGPAAKGPATSTGRTPTPKPSQETDPEKRDLLTPAGVRAAIAAIKEAAGGTMVTSLVVYPDYAVAQSLVKGSTKRYDRYVYRGEDVAVREGSGTSFPGAVPTDMNDIDWDALPGLLKRADKELGIDEPTSRYLILNPGSTIFGSKAGMSVYLSDTYGSAHLNADAKGRVTETYPREN
- a CDS encoding helix-turn-helix transcriptional regulator, giving the protein MDTFADPVRVDRAPFVARDRELARLDALLRHRTGGTGPVAVDVVGEPGIGKSRLLAEFAARARRHGATVLRGRAGPAERDQGRPFRAFVDAFADLDHHDRAVSPDLAALAALVESSEPPSDVVGGADVGHIAAALGRVPAAGLVLVLDDFHAADPASVALVDHLFRHPPRAPALLVLARRERQTAPALASVLARAADSGDAARLVLGPLSPDDCTGLLVPGLPPDLARRIHAVSRGNPLYHRALAHARTRRGEAPGTGPVAVVLDELAPLGGQERAAVEALAVLDGHATAELLAAVALTARHPADPADATGSVDSAHPVDPADRMNSVNPVNPVNPARPAGAADSAYSVDPSGSPDPVVLDKVLSELTRRDLVRPDGEGRVLTLRHPALPELVRATLDPWRRRQLHRRAADALAAAGAPVTERAPHLVRSVTAWDPAVAADLAEAAERIGAADPARAAHWLSALLALLPDTPEHRASWRELTLRRAQALGSAGRVAESRDLLHHLIDACRLDGRGRDDTDDRADGTDTAELRTSAVLLCAFMERHLGRYPEADALLRRELERTPGPRPDLRTPLVVEWGCRALFAARYPEVRPVVADTLGEARRRRDEAGTAEVLTLAALGEVYEGETAAARVHAAEAAALTDTFTDGELATHPESLVRLGWTEVFLEEYGRAERHATRGIAMARRAGRPFALSQLLLCSAYVHFLTGRVGTARDLADESLAVARALGGAELVGFSGAIRAVVLLHALPMGDPEGPVAAEEAAATVGTAEGWWATQARCLLGYALPPGRDPHRVREVLVRGGGDRDLSRLQPSLRPGYLELLAGAALATGDLAEAERVARRALAEAEPLGLPVQRAAALRAWGQLLARRGESAAAARAFTDAARECARSGAVLREAHSLLLAAPQTHAAGDATEAAAQWRRGRRLAADGGARLLVDLADRTRPAPPEGADGRRVAGGRLAVLTPREREISVLVAEGLTNQAVADRLCLSPRTVESHVARVYRKTGVETRAALASLVVRDGVGEGQFSRG